The following coding sequences are from one Nicotiana tomentosiformis chromosome 3, ASM39032v3, whole genome shotgun sequence window:
- the LOC138907622 gene encoding uncharacterized protein, giving the protein MPQMNGAVEVVNKNIKRILRKIVDNHRQWHEKLSFSLLGYHTTMRTTTRVMTYMLVDGTKVVIPVDVEIPSLRVIQEAKMDDANCICVNQEQLTLIDKKRMYAVCHGQLYQNRMINAFNRKVKPWQFTPGQLVLKKIFLHQEEAKGKFVPNWQGPYVVHRILSRGASILAEMDGMVSTKPINSDMVKRYYI; this is encoded by the coding sequence atgccacaaatgaatggagcagtTGAAGTAGTCAACAAAAACATCAAGAGGATCTtacgaaagatagtggacaaccacaggcaatggcatgaaaagctATCCTTTTCCTTACTGGGTTACCACACTACTATGAGAACAACCACTAGGGTAATGACATACATGTTGGTAGATGGCACAAAAGTTGTGATACCCGTAGATGTCGAGATACCATCTTTGAGAGTTATCCAGGAAGCCAAGATGGATGATGCAAATTGTATATGTGTCAATCAAGAACAACTCACGCTCATTGACAAAAAGAGAATGtatgcagtgtgtcatggtcaactgtATCAGAATAGGATGATCAATGCATTCAACAGAAAGGTAAAACCTTGGCAATTCACACCAGGGCAACTGGTGTTAAAGAAGATATTTCTCCATCAAGAAGAGGCCAAGGGGAAATTCGTGCCGAATTGGCAGGGTCCTTATGTGGTCCATCGAATATTGTCGAGAGGAGCATCGATTCTAGCAGAAATGGATGGCATGGTCAGCACGAAGCCCATCAATTCAGACATGGTCAAAAGATACTACATTTGA